The genomic DNA GTACTCCTGTCTCGAGACGACAGCCAGAGTTAAACTACTGTGAACCAGCGGCGCTGAGATCCTACAGACATCTTCACTGTGTATCTTCATCATTACACATGTCTCATGCCTAAGGCTGGATATATCTATGCCTGTGCATCATGCAACTGTACCTGCATTACGATTTTGCTAAACCACAATCTTATTTGAACAACAGTATGCTTTGAATGGCAATTTCAGCCTTGCTTTCTTGTTGTGTGATGCTTGTTAAGTTACATTTTCTTAATGTTTCCCAACGGTAGAACTGGGTTCTCTCAGTGGCCTGTTGTTAATTtggctgctgtttttttttttttttttgatgctgtGGCCATTTCTGAAGGTGCTTTTGTTTTGAAAATATGACATGGACAAGCTCTTCTGTCTGCCGGCTTATctctttttgcatttaaaaatatttttattatgaagAACATTCAGTGTCACTGTATTGTAGTGAGTTTTCCACCTTCCTTTGTGCTGAGGTCCCAATGTACTGGGTTGTAGATGTTGTCTTTTTCCATCTAAATATAGATTTATTCTCAATCTTGTTGTCTTGTTTGTATATGTTCTGTGGTGAGTCAAgtctaacatttacatttatttatttactagaggtactaatattaataaatgccatagaagtattgttcattgttttttcATGCTAAAGTAGTATATAAAACCATTAACATATGGAAAGTGTTTCCAAAGAAATGTATttcaaaaaatgcttttttatttgaaCGTTTAGTTAATCCTGGGAAAATTATTGCATCACACTTTCCATAAAGATCActcaaaacaaatgttttcagCTTTGTTTGACAATAAACAGAATGCTTCTtgtggatgctgaaaattcagcattacacttagagaaataaatatatagattttttaatatagtaatatatatatatatttttaaatatatacatatttttaattggTTTTTTATGCAATATAATAACTACAAAAAGTTAGTTAGCAAACCAGTCAGGAGGAGTTAATGTGTATTTAATGCCTGCCTCTTGCTTTCCCTCAACAGTCAGGTGTTCATGGTCTCAGTATTCCCACTACTTTCTCTGATATTGTTTTATCTGGGCCTCCGGGTCAAAGCCCTGTTGTTATGTAATGATCCCAGTAGAGCTCTTCTCATACCTGTTTCACTCAGAAACAGGTCAGGTTGTATTTACTGCCCTACATCGATGTAATCAGCGGAGCGTCTTGTCTATGATTGATGAACTGGCTTTGTGGTCATGTCATTTTTAGTGATAAAGTTACCTGTCAGCTCGGTAGAAAAGCTCCAGGATAAACCCCCGTAATCCTGTATGAGGGAAACAAGAAGCCATTCAGCATctggtatttatttgttattattcagCTATATACCAGAGCTTTGTGAGACCACAGGTGTCCATGCACACGTGTCCATGTGTCCTTGTACTGTCCTGAAAATACGGcgaagactgacacagaagagaagaaatttttgaatttgcacacaaaaagtattctcgtagcttcataacattacatttGAACCTCAGATgtaacatggactattttaataatgCCCTCATAACCTTTATGGGCCTTGTTGAACATGTCAGttccgttgctgtctatgcagggtcagaaagctctcagatttcatcaaaaatatcttaatttgtattctgaatacgaaggtcttacggttttgaatgacatgagagtgagtaattaatgacataattttaaatttttgggtgaactatccatttaaagtgTCCTTCATGCTCCGGGTTTGATCTGTGGCGCTGCAGTTGGTCCTTTCAGAAACATTTGTATTCCCAATGCGTGGGAACAGCCGATGTCTCACTTCCACCTAAATTCATGGTCCCAGTGAAGCTGGAGTTTCCCAGCTCTAGGCACATTTGGAGAGAAAGTACCACTGTGTGACTCCACTGACCTGCAAACCTGTATTTAGCAGGATGAGGCTAATGTCAGACCGGACGGTCATTGCAGCAGGGACATAATGTCAGCTCTGTTTACTTCTAGTCAGCTAGGTACAGAAATCCCCTCCTCCCTCcatgcacaacattttaaaacaaaggaAGTATTCCCCAAAATGTGATAATCTTGCCTGGAACCCAAAGATAGAAAGACTCATTTagacacagagagaaaaaaaaatggtccaATGTAGAAATTTTCAATtagaaattgcaagtaaatttcacaaataattaaaaagtaattatgtATCATGTAagtaacacattgcattacatgtacaattttaaagttaaaaaaaatatatatgaaattgtattttcttgtaaaactccaataatctttgttttatttataacttcagaaaaaaaatacagtatactgTGTGAAAATAAAGGGGGGACATCTCAAACTCTCCTTGTGAACCTGTTGAGGATAAGTGGACTCCTGTTTGAATGAAATACATGACCCAGCTTCTACTAGAAGCCTGAATTCTACTTTCCAGCAGCTACTGCTTGAGCAATGCAGCAAAGCTTTAGCTGGAAATGAAACAACAGTTTACAGTCGCATTCAATGTGTATTAGGGTCTTTCCAGTCCTCTCTCTGTTTGTACGGTCTCAGCAAACTGAGCAAAGGGAACAGAGGGCTATTTTTAGTTGTCAGCTCTCCTGCTGCAGCCTTGAATGGCCTTGACTCACTttatcttttctctctttttttgtccaCATTTTAACTCAGCCATGTCCCCCACCCCTGCTGATGCTGTCAGGTATGATTCACTCTCTCAGCGCTGTATCTATTTCTGGCTTGGTCAGGACCCGGATTATCTTCTgttttgtgtaaagacacaagGCCTCAATGACCCGACGTCATGCGTTTCCCTGCTGACGTAATGAATGTAATGGAATTCTCTTTCCCACCTACTTGTGGAAATAGCTTTTTTTTAGCAATGTATGTGAAGAACGCTGTTTACAAAACAAAGCCCAATGACACTTTGAAACTGCCCTCTACTCTACTGCCCTCAGAATGTTCTTGCCTTGTGAAATATTTTGCATACGGTGCATTtatattatcaaaataaatagttGCAAAAAGTCAGGGGTTTTTTATGCAAATAAATGTCCTTTGTGGTTTTTGTATACACTCATTGACCATGGCATTGATACTAAAATACCAATTCCTTCAAcccaataatattattttaatttaataaatgatagCAGAAAAAAATGGCCttaaaaatgtattgaattgtacacatttaaaactacttaataaataaatgaataaagtatTTTCAAATGCTGTAAGTGGAtgaaggcatcacaacattatgcTGTACAGTacgaaaaatagatttttattttaagatttgctAAGATCTGTGATTTTAAGATAAAATTTCAACAGTGCAGTtaatttattagcatttttatagaCAAACATTGAGCATGTAccatcatctaaataaatgttagaTGAttgcaaaggtaatctaaatgtaaaaaatataaaggcAACCAGAGattacaattaaatatccaaaaacACTGCatgtgattaaaaacaaaaaacgaacAAACTCTGTAATATCGGCCGATAACTATTATGGTACCGATATATCGTGCACAGTGTTTCATATATtgtttacatttagttattttgcagatgcttttatcaacaCTGACTTACAATTGTGGAATATGtaaagtgattcttcttaaagagacaaacagacacaggaagtgctcgtaATACCAAGTTTCGGGTATTTGTTCAAATAAGCACAAGctagaaataaataaagagaaagacagtttttttttttttttttttttttttttaaggatgaaGTCAAGTAGCATCGAAAGAAAATTAACGtcacttgaaaattgtcaggAATTCAGCATTCTGGATAGGGGTgagaagatcattccaccagccaggaatggtgaacgagaacgttctggaaagtgattttgagcctcccTGTTATGGTACCACAAGGAAGCAGATCTCAGACTGCTGGAGAGGATGTAGATAAAtagtagtgagtggaagtaggctTTTGCTGAGCATGTGGCttttctatatgcaagcatcagtgtcttgaacttgatgcgagccaCAACCggccagtgcaaggagataaaaagaggtgtaacatgggctcttttgggctcgttgaagaccagtcGTGCCGCTGCTTTCTGAATTATTTGTAGAGGTATGATTGTGCTTGATAGAaatccagcctagaaatgacaagggcctggacaagaagttgtgcagttTGCTCCGTTAGGAGGAgcctgggctgcgtttcccaaaaccttCTTAACGCTATGTCATGCTTAAGTTCTACCTTAAGTTGTTCCTTGACGTTAATACCTGTTTCCCGAAAtgttcttagttaagtatacctacAGTATTGTAAGTCATTCGTTTTTAAGATTAGTCTGGACCACTCTTAGCTATACCATATCGCTGTTCACAGTCCACTCTGCTAGTGACCACAACTGTGCAAAAAGCTTCTTCACATTTCAGTCAATACAATTGTAATTCTGTTgccagaaaaaaaagtgcaaaaccagtgaaatattacaattctaAAGTTGTAATACACCCAGTGTTCAATTAGTGTTCAATTAATTGAAGTGTTTTTATGCAAAGAATAAAACTGTCATCATACTGATGGTTTTTAGTTTttccattaaaatataaaaaggcaCATTGGCTGGCAAACATTGTCTGGagtctatttaaagggaatgaATGTGATGGGAAGTTTGGTCAAACTATGGCTGCGAGACAACAAACAGTTTGCATCCGCGGAGCCAATTAGTGTATGTGCAGTGCACTATTCCCTAATAGTGTCAGAATAGCTTCCATGTCAAAAGATACAATTCTACAAAAATTTTGCCCATCACGGTAGCAAATTCAGCAGCTTTTACATCTTGTGGTCCAACTTTGTCAAGataaactcgacggagctacctcctaagccccgaaattcagctgctggcggctctctGTTTATACTGtttggagttttctggaggtggTTGgagatggatatgggctgagtaagacctcagtgtggcggTGCGTTCACTCAGTCACAAACAGCCTGCTCCATCATGCCACtgattatgttatattatattatattcacctGGCGTGAACTGATGGAGGCACATCAAGGCTTCCATTCTATTGCAGGTGTCCCGTGAGTAATTGGCCTTGTGGATGGGACACTTATCCCCATCGCCAGCCCATCAGCGCTCGACCAGGccttcataattatattacttataaTGAACTTTTCGAAAGCAAGCGAAGCCAAACAGCCAGTTAATGTAGCTGGTTAAGGATACTTTTGGCTGTGaggttgacacacacacacgcacacacacatatacatacagtatatcctCCTGAGACCCAGTTATGGAGTTTTTTCAGAGATAAGTGATTGGATGTTTCACCATGGCCACTCCCTCTCCTTAGTTTTTAAAAATGGCTGACATTAGTGTAGTGATATAATTGTACATCCTTATAGAAATAGAATATTTTGTCATTATAATGTAATTCtgatttattttcaaattgtttgctataaatcaacatctcaggaaaatgtCATGGggctttaaattaaaatatgactTCTAACAGGATATAATTTCGTCCACTGTAGAGGACACCAGGACTAAAACCTTGATTATTATGCATTTTGGGAGACAAAATAATTGAATAGGAAAACAAATTATCAATATTCTTATGAATATTAGATATTATGAAAATCTGGCCAATTACTGATCACATGATTACATGATTTTTTTCAACATGATGTACCAACAAcactttaatatgcaaattagatacaGTGGATAACATTGTGCTTAATGGAAAAGCCAGTTTATGGAATTTTTAAACACAAATTCCATAAagcaaaattattaacattttaaaacagttgAGAACCATCCTTAAAGATTGGTATAAAAAATATCCTGAGACCTAAAATCCTTTGTTTTTGCCTTTTCATGTCTactcttttcattttattttgtccatttttaaaaaaaactgttattttaccaTTGCTTTCTTATGCCCTAAACAATTCAGAGAGCTTTTTATTTCTGGTTTTcaggaggatatatatatatatatatatatatatatatatatatatatatatatatatatatatatatatatatatataggcctttcAAGATAACAACTTTTTGATGTACGATATATTGCCCCAGAAATAATTGCGATAAtcaatattattgtcattttaaagaccATGCCActaaatataaaatcataatgtAACAGCCTACAATTACAGCCTACACACTTCCAAATGAcaacaaacttttaatttttgaataaacttttttttttctttttgcaataagggcataataataaaatgcataacaaaCTTGTAAGGAGATTTTTCCCGGACCTTCTTTTCTCTGTAAATAAAGGGTGCACACTAATGTTGAAAAACACAATCACTACTTAGCAGTCAGATCAGATGTCTGTATGCACAACGACTACTACGTTATGTTTGAGAGGCTGCAAAAGACACATGGAATGTACAAAACATGGTTGcataaatttttataatatacatttttaagtaaatataatggcCGATATATATTGCATCACCAAAAATTATGtggtcatatatatattttgcgtTATAATATATTGCGTTGATATATTGATTTTTGCgacaggcctatatatatatatatatatacacacacacacacactcacttactagccactttattaggtacaccttgtaCCGggttgccttcagaactgccttaattcttcgtggcatagattcaacaaggtgttggaaacattccacagagattttggtccatatcgACATGATAGCATCACCAAATTGCTACAGATTTGTTGGCTGCAGAtacatgatgcgaatctcccattTTACCACATCCCAaaactgctctattggattgagatctggtgacggCAGAGAGCATTTGAGTAAAGTTTCTAttcaagaaaccagtctcaggtgatttgagctttgtgacatggtgcattatcctgctgaaagtagccatcagaagacaCTGTAATCATACAGGGATGGACATATTCCTTCATTGCAGCAGGTAGCCTAATAAATGTAAACAACAGATCTACGAACAAGTATTAAGCAAAACACCCACACGCTGCCGTCTGGTTATTCAGTATACTAATTGCTTCTCCCAAGTTATGACAGTGACCAAGCAGTTTAAATATTCTACAGTCACCATGAACACCTTCTAATTAGCATAGCCTATAGCAGAGCATACTACAGTTCGCACTTAAGTGTAGGATGGGAGCAATACAAATAACACAGGCttcttgttattttatatatatatattataattaccaGGACGTTTTTTGAGACACTATAACATGCATTACACAGACAATTGAAACACTGCCAAAGACAGATGCACATGGgtcagacattttatttttacatttctgacaattaacacaaaataaatacaattaataaattaaaaaaaaaagtttaaaattaacAGTTTAAAATACAGAACATATTCCAGAATGGTTGAATTAAAACAAGCAACTCATTTCTAACTCAGTAAATACTGTAGTATATTCCCTTTTAAATAACTATAATACAGGACAGCATTAACATCAGAAGTTACGGTCTTTAAATGGCAGTATGTATGCTAAAGGGTCATGCCCATCATTTAACGGTCCATCTGACCTCCGACAGTCTGGTCACATTTTACGGAGTAGATTCCAGTTGAACACACTCCAGTCTCTCAGCTCACTCTTAGTACTGTAATCcagcatgtgtgattcagtttcCTGTACAGTTCCCGGCAAACTTGACGCTCCCTGACAGCACTGCGAACACAGTGCTGAGTCATTCTTCCTGCTCCGAGGTGAAACCATGAATCGCCTGTCCAACGGGACAAACAAAACCCACACTTCTGATCACTGGGTTTGCTGGAAAACATATCATCCATTGCATATTGTTAATCCCCCTCATGTCTCATTCTCAGTGGCATTAGGCTTCATCCAAAGCAGAACACAAATCTAGTCCTGGAGCCCGTAAAAGCTCTGACATTGTCCGCTCCTGTTCATCTTTTGGGCAGATTGATAACTGGTACCCACTGATCCAATCCCCGACTGTCTCTGCAGAATCGATGCAGTTTGCTGAGGGCTGGATCCTTCCACGTGGATGACTGTGGATTCTgtgagagaagagagaaaaactTTACAAACAGCAAGAGTCTGATTGAGAGTGGTTTTAACAGCTGCTGGTTAACGGACAAGCACTTGTTTTCAAAGGGCCTCTCTCTAATTTGTTAAAGATGGTCACTTCACAGAGCTTTTCTTCCAGGAAATGGTGTTTGCAGAAATGCCCCAGAGTTGCACAGGAAGTTCTGTGAATACTAAAGGCAGCCACAGAAGTTCAGCACTGCTATTAGATCTCACTGAAGAGCTGCCAGTTTACTGCAGCCCCGGACCGGCTGGAATTCCACATCACAGACGCTCTAATGGATCACTGGactttaaactacttcagtcgtGCCGCCCTCAAAGACTTTAACTAAACCTTCCTGATAGTTAATAAGAATATGCATGAACAATTCTGCAAATGTGCAGCTGTGATGGCTCTGTGCGCTCAAGGCTACCTAGCAAGCAATAATCTGACAATAGGAGAGTGAAATGACACATACGGTGACTAATACGCAGTGGAGGTCCATCGACTCTCCTCCTGGTTTCACGCCTTCCAGGATCTCTGCCAGACGTGTCATGTTGTTCACTCGTAAGATATTGATGTCGTTCTCGCAGCAGAATGCTTGAATCAAGGTAAAATGAATCTGGAGCGCGACGTCTTTCACATCCTCCTCGTCTGTGGCCAGCAGACATAAAACCACGTTGTCTGGGTCCCTGTGAAAATGACAAGTACATTGAAAAATttgcaaaaacatgaaaataatgaaaaaaagaaaaaaaaaacggtttaatGCGTGTCCAGTTTGTGAATCAGACATTCTAACATATCTTTATCTTGTGTTTTGTTAGTATTAGTCTCCTTGTAGTGTCATGACTATAAGACTATTGATAGCAacatggggaaaaaaagttaACCTGTTGACTATATCCCAGCATTTATCGCATTTTTAAAACGTGGAATGGGCCATTTATGGTTTAGAAGGGATTTGCAATGATCACTTACACATTAAGTGACTTCGCTGCCTCGTAAACTCCCACAGTGACGCAACCCTGAGGTAATGCAGCAGTCAGGACCTCTTCCAGTGCCTTTTCAACCGAGTCCATTCTTCAACAGGATTGAAAAACACACATTAGATTTGatttacacaacaaattacctAATCTAATTATCTTAAAGCACAAAATATAGGGAAACGTTCTGCATGAATGCGATTTGCAACTGAAGAGGACATTTACGTTAATCAATGTCACGCCTAGTAACACTAACATTACTGTCATTTGATCAAACTTTTGCACGCgatgcagcaaagcattttaaaaaagttaacaggaGACCATGTGCAACGTTCGAGTAAAAGTCATTTATAAGCACACGTCACCAAGAGGACATCTGTATAAAAAATTCGAAAAATCACGATCTTTCAACGGCACGGACAGATAACTTACGCGTGATGCTCAGCTCAAACAAATGTGCAACACCAGTGAGTTTAACAAGAAAACACACCTTTCCGTTGCGTTGTCTCCACACGGTTCTTCAAAAGTCATATTGCACATTAGAAACGGATATCCTTCGTATGTGTCGCGCGCTGTTATCCGTTAGCGTGTAGTCCTATGCGGTGCAGGAGCACGGATATACCGCTTGCGCTGAGTGGAGTGATAATGACGCGCTTGTGTCAGGAGACCGCGGTAGAGTACTCACTCCAGCCTCATTTACATACTGTCGCTGATTGGTCAGCTCAAGTGGACGTACGTCCATGAACGAACAGAGCGGAGACAACTCATAAGTGCCATTAATTTTAAAACatctttatatattttctaaatattttgcaTGCACCATAATGTGTAGGCAATCACATAAGTACTTTTCTGCACATAATATAACTAAACAAATGTTGCTTCAgccaaataataatatttctaaacAACGTGATTATAGTGACATCTGGTGGCAGATTAGTGAAGTATTCATTGAAAACCAGTAAGTGCTGTGTCCCTCGATGTGTGTCCGTGCAGCTCCAGCGTCTCCGCGCGATGATTCCGCTCGACGTGGCAACTTTGAATATTCCAAATATGGGAGTGAGTTCAGAAAGCCCAGGTCGCCTGTCAAACCTCTGTATGCAAACATACTGTAAGTCCTGCtttgatttatttcacatttagcgttatttatgtgtaaaataacttattttgtgcGTTTAAACGCATagtgtttgttttttacacaaaTGTATGGCagttataaatatgaaataaaaagataaaaagtaaaaatgataAAAAGCCGATGTCCAGCTGTTGCATAGGGCTGACAACAGCTGTTTAGAACAGTCATGAAGAGgttcattaaaatgtaatgtgtatTTTGACTTCCTTTAGAGGTAGAAAGGCAAAGAAACATATGGAGAGACTTTGAGACTACAGTAAAGCAGGTTCATGGTTCAGCTTTGTTTGTGTTGTGCTCTGAAATGATGTGGCATGTGCACTTTGAAACTATGACAGGACACAACTCCGTCAACAGCGCGCGCGTGTGTATGGAAAACATCTCAAATAGACACCTGTGAGGTATTTGAAAGTCGATTATGAGGAAATGTTTCATTAATGCTAATGTCAATtatgtttattttctatatttaaaaaaacctgTTAAACTTACAGTAAGTTTCCTTTCTATGTAGGCCTATATTTTGTGTGCGTCAGTCACACCACTCTTTTAGGACCCACTTTAAATTAACCACTATGTACTGTATTTATGCATTATGTATTTCAATTAATCAATTGTTTAAGCACTAACTGTGTCGTTTTCATCATTGTAAttgtatttaagaaatattttatttctataattaGATCTATAATTACACATTGACCCTAACCACTCTAAAACCTAAATATTACCACTATTGTTTCCCTTAAGTACTTAAAATCAAAAATTAAAATCTCATACAGATGTCCTTAGGTATAACAAAAgttaccacaaaaatattgacAGACTGAAAACAAAGGTTGTTTTAGATTTACTGCTCTCTCATCCTGATAAACGGTGTCTGGATCTATGCTCACTGATAACATTTGACTTGCAGCAGGCAAAATCCTCCCGTTTGTCTAACTCCTGACTTTTGTCTTTGTAAGTGCAGTTTGCTTTAAGTTTATCCGGCGCTGTGTTTCATGATGGAGTCCAGAGGGCAAGGCTGGCATACGCCAGGCTATCAGTACCAGTCTAGTAACAGAGACGACCACTACAGATCTTCCCACCAAACACCGTATTATTACCCACCTACAGACccgagagggagagaaagaccgTGGCCTCATGTGGATCCTCGCTATGGAGGCTACATGGCCAGTCCTCCTCCTAAACCAGAGTATATTCCTGGATATAGTAGTGCTTATGCATCAAACCAACCATTACAGCTCAGACCTCACTCCAGGTAAATCAGTAAAAATTGCTTTCTTAATTCTTAATCAGCATTTTATTTCTTGCAAATGTCCTTGAACGTTTAAAATGTATCCCAAATAAAtctacttgagaagcaaaacagcataaaatattaagactttttttttatgagaacATATCTGAATTACTGTTTGTTTCATTTCCATAAAACTGGCTAATCCGTTCATTGGCATAAATTGCAGTACAATTAGTTATTGACAAACATCAGTatattttgttagatttttaAAGTCAtctcacagaataaaaataagataattGTCAGATATGAAGTTGAAAGAAAAAGAAGTTAAATTTGGAATATTCTGACATTTTTATACAacccaaaataaagaaaaaatactgataaggcagcattttagtattattttgattaattctTCATAAGtttaaggtcagtaagattttccaagaaatta from Carassius carassius chromosome 17, fCarCar2.1, whole genome shotgun sequence includes the following:
- the gadd45ab gene encoding growth arrest and DNA-damage-inducible, alpha, b, which gives rise to MCNMTFEEPCGDNATERMDSVEKALEEVLTAALPQGCVTVGVYEAAKSLNVDPDNVVLCLLATDEEDVKDVALQIHFTLIQAFCCENDINILRVNNMTRLAEILEGVKPGGESMDLHCVLVTNPQSSTWKDPALSKLHRFCRDSRGLDQWVPVINLPKR